GTGTATCAAACTCAGGCACATCCTGAACAAAGCAAAGATACTTATTTTAGTCAAAAGCAAAGACCTTTCTTCTGTCTCATTACAGTAAAAGACCTTACTTGTTTGCTACTGGTGGAGTCAAACCTATCATACCCAGAAACAGCATGAAGAAGCATCCCAGCATCAGCAACCGTAGAGCCAAAGCAACCAATCACATCCAACGAAGATGCGTAAGCCATAAGTCCAAACCTAGAAACACGCCCATAAGTAGGCTTAAGTCCAACGACACCACAGAAGGAAGCTGGCTGCCTCACGCTCCCACCAGTATCACTCCCAAGAGACACCATACATTGTCTCGCCGCAACAGCTGCTGCTGAGCCTCCTGATGAACCTCCCGGTACACGTGTCAAGTCCCATGGATTCGCAGTTACctttaaaccaaaatcaaaacctaaagatcaaatccctaaaccatAAGAAAGACTTaaacctctcttcttcttcattaacAAACCTGAAAGGCAGAAGCTTCAGTTGTGCTTCCCATTCCGAACTCATCCATATTGGTTTTCCCAACAACGATCCCTCCCATCTCCTTGATCTTCTTCACCGCCGTGGCGTCGAACGGAGGACGGTAATGCTCCAAGATACGAGAAGCGGCGGTGGAAGGCATACCTTCAGTGCAGATGTTATCCTTGACGCCGATTACAACTCCGGCGAGAGGGCCCACTTCCTCGCCTCTGGAGATTCTCTGGTCTATCTCTTGAGCCTCTTTGAGAACGTTCTCGGAGACGTGGAGGAAGCATTTGAGCTGAGGCTCGGTGAGACGGATGCGGGAGAGGTAAGATTTCGCGATCTCGGAAGCTGTGGTTTCGCCGGAGAGGAGAGAGCGACGAGTGGTGAGGATCTGGGATTGTGGAGGAGAGACGAAGGAAGCGTCGAGGGTCGGAGAGGAAGAAGCTAGGGATGCGATTGTTTTGGAGCCGTGGAATCGTCGGAAAGGGAGGAGAGTGAGAGAGCGCGGCGGCTGCAATGTCGATAACATCGCGAGTGGAATGTTTACTTCGAGTTTGAGTTGGATTACTAAAATCAACTCCGGTGGAACGCCGGAGAAATATATCGGCGGCGAAACCTTGCGGCGGCTGATTGGGTTTAGGGGGAGAGactgaggaggaagaagataagATATGATCAACAACTGAAGACCAGGGGAATTATAAATGGGCCATTAATGGGCTATATGTTTATGCCCAATTTAATAATAGCCCAACATGTTATCTATTCAGTCTGTAAAGTGTAAACCTATTTCTACCCCAATTGATTCGGTAGGAACGATTCTACCGAGACGGTTAAATCTAAACCGGAAAATAAAAGCAAACCAAAACCCTCCGAGGGAGACAGAAGTTTAGTTGATGTACTAGCACCAGCAGCATCTTGTCTAAGCTGCATCTTCCAAACTGAACCATCCACCCAGAAAACAGAACCCTAATCTGAAGACAAGAAATGTGCTCTCTTTCGATTAGAAAGCCACCAAATTCATCCTTCATCTTCCCAAAATTCGCTCCTTTACTTGTACGACATCGTTTCACCCTCCCATTACTCAAACCCCGGAGTGTCCGCGTCGTCGCGTCTCTCTCCGGTGCCTCATGGGTCTCTCAAGCTTCCAAAGACAAATACGGTGGCTGGTCTCTTATTCAAGACGACCCTCCTCTTCCTCACTCGAAAAGTACAAAAAGTTAGCATCTTTCTCATAATTGGGGTTTTCCAATTGAAATTGATTTCGATCTGTTTGGGTTTTAGAGTGGAGGAACGTTGTAATCACTGGTGTTGGATCATCACTCGCTCTTCTGTTAGCTACTCTTGCTTACTTCTCAGTCTCCAGAAAAGGTTCAACCTTTTGTTCTCTCTCTACTCTTTTGTTTTCACATAGGATGGTTTGTATCTGAGATTCAGTGTTTTTTCCTTGACAGGGTTTAGGTTTAGCTTTAGCAATCCGTTGCATAGTTCAAGTGTGGATTTGAATCAGAATGAGAATGAAGAGAGTGTTGAGAAGACTTCTGCTTCTGAGTCAGACACTGAAGGCGTTGACTATGTTTCAGATACTGTTGACACTTGTAACGTTCTTGCTTTCTAGTCAATTTTGCTTTGTAAGATTCTTTACAATTGCTCTAACAAGTCTTTATCTTCGGCTTTGCTTTAGCATCATCAGCCCTGAAAGCTCACCCTATCACCACTCCAGTTTCAGTAGATGCTGCTCAACAAGAAGCAATAGCAGTTTTAAAGAAACTAAAGGTTTTTGTTTCCAGAAACTTGTACTCCCCCTTGATGAGATAATGCAACCAACTTGAAGTTAATGTACCAGCTCTGATCATGAACATTTCAGATAATTGAAGATGATGTAATGGGAGACGAGTTGTGCACAAGACGAGAGTATGCTAGATGGCTAGTTCGTTTAAATTCGTTACTAGAGAGGTAATGATGATACTTCTTGGAGTTATAAAACTATCTATGTTTGTTGTGAAggactgataaaaaaaaagaatatgtttTTGGCGTTTAGAAATCCAAAGCACAGGATTGTGCCAGCAGTAGCTTTAGCTGGCTCTTCAGTTCCTGCATTTGAAGATGTGAATATTACAGACCCTGACTTCGAGTACATTCAAGGTACCTTCTGCCAAGATGAGCATTTTTACTTCTCTCTATTCACTGTTCTTAATTTGTTTCTATTGAATTCACCTTTCTcgcttttaattttcttttccagcCTTGGCAGAGGCAGGCATTACATCCAGCAAGCTATCCGGAAACGACATTAGTTTTCATCCTGAAAAGTACAAAATGGGATCAGGCTTTCTTCCTCTTCTATTGTATTCGTTTTATCCTTAACTGATGGACATGTACGATGACTGCAGTTTTGTTTCCCGGCTCGATTTGGTTAACTGGAAAGCTGAATTGGAGTGTGATTTACATCCTGAAATCATGCAAGAGGTGTGATAAAGTTTTAACATCTTAGGCATTAACGGTGATTGCTTCATCAGATACTTTAATGACCTGACTTGTTTACAGTCCAGATATCAAGGACAAAGGTAGACTATATCGATACAAAGGATCTCAATCCTGACATGTCCCTCGGCTTCTACTTGGACTTCTTGATGGGAGACAAGAGTACAATCAGAAACGTTTTCGGTATTCTATCCCTCTGATTCTTACATTCTTTATCTTCTTTGGATTGTAGactaaataacatatattacaGGTAGGATCAAGCGGTTTCAGCCGAGTAGACCTGTCACAAAAGCACAAGCAGCTGCAGCATTAACAACCGGTAAAATGGCGAAAGCTATTTCAGAAGAGCTGTCAAGGTTAGAAGCAGAGTCCTTCTCCCAGAAAGCTGAGATGGAAGAAATAAGATCAGAGTTGCTTGAAAAGGGAGAGATAAGGCAACTTTGGGATGAGAAGCTTCAGGTAGAGAGATCCAGAGGAGTTGCAATGGAAGAGCTCTATCTCTCCAGGGTTAATGAACTAGAACAAGAAAAGGTTTCTCAGCTGAAGTGGTTTGCGGAGCGTTTGAAAGAGAAAGCAGCCATAGATTGTCAAAAACAGTTGGTTACTAGCTTGAGAGAAGATATTGATGAGATGTCTCAGAGGCTAACAACGGATGAATCTGTTTATATGGTTGAGCATAGCGAGTTACAAAAGATGCTGAGTGAGTTACAGTCCAAACTTGAGTCGGTGCTTGATAAAAGATCTATCCTTGAAGCTGAAGTGGAAGCTCTTAGAATTCTCAGGTAAAATGACTTAATAGTAATAACTAAATAACTCAGTAGACCCTATTTTAAAGTATTAGTCTTTGGATAAGCATTAAACTTTTGAATGAAAATGCAGAACTTGGGTAGAGGATGAAGCAAAGGCAAGCCAAGCAAGGGCTAAGGTTCTAGAGGAAGCGGGAAGAAGATGGAAATGGAACGACCATTCTTGAATCTTTGAGATTGTACAAAACAGAAATGTGTTGGGTGATTGTTTGTTATATGAGTCTTGCAAATCTAAAATCAAGAACTTTGGTTTTGTTGGTTTATTTGGGGGAAGACAATTAAATTCTCTGTAATTCAATCCTGGTTATAAATTGGAAACATAACAATCTTTGGTTTCCAATCATTGAATTCAATCATGACTTAACCAACTTGTATACCCAATCTTATGACTAgtggtgggcgttcgggttcggagggtatttcggattttcggggtAGAgaatccgttcggatatttctgtacttcggatcgggttcgggtatttttagtttggGTTCGCTTATTTTGAATCGGGTctggatatttagattttaaaagaaaaaaaaataatttttttcattttctaagtttcttgtatttaaaaatatagatttcacttaactgaatttttatttttatagattgaatgattaataggtttggagataatattttaaaaacaaatagatattaatttgggtattgtttttaactttaaatgtaatttttattaatacatgaaacaaaaagtttgacatgtattttaaatgaatatcaaattattttctccataatctttatatataaagtacagTTCCCTCAATCCTGGTGTCTCAACGTCACCACCAGCTAGATAAGTCGTCGCTCCTCATCGCAACACGTGTCGCCGATTAATGAAACTCGGTGTTTCATTTAGATACACGTCGAGATGGGCTTTCTTCATTTATCGTGTGTTGGGCTATGAGTTTGGTCCCTTTATCCGGCCTGGATAGATGTGGTTCTCGCTCTAACCCTAATCTCAATTGAAGAATCGCAGACCGTCTCTTTTGTTCCTGCGATGGCGCCACATGATGTCTGAGCTTCCTTTCTCTATCTGAAACGGCCCAAGTTGTGATTTCGTGATTAATCCCATTGATTCATGTGTCTTTAAAGCGTTGTTTAGAGAGGCGGTTTGGGtttgttataaatatatgtgaTATTCATCTCCTTACCTCTGTCATCATGCGAAAGAGATAGAGATTCCGCCGGTAAATCAAGTTAGCGCACGTGATTGAGGTCCGATTCTAAGTCGGGGTCGTCTGAAACCAAACAGCCGCGCTTCATACGCGGAGgtggaagagaagagaggaggtgAAGAACATCGTACCGGTGGCTGTTCCAGTTAACAAGCGCTGTCGGGGAGTTTACAAAGGTAGCCATCGAAAAAGAGAGCGTGACGACCAATAATCTCCAGGGCTATTGATGCTTTTGAATTTGTCTGGGAAAATTGGAAGAGGATAGATCTGGTGATGACGACTTCAGAAGAGCTCTTTATTAAATGACGTCGTTTCATGGATTTTTTTATTGCAGTTTGAGGAGAAAGGAAAACgtttgtttcaaaaataaaacaacgTGCATTTTGTTAAAATTGGAAACTCAAAACGACGcccattttttttgagaaatttggGATTTGCTTTTCTTTGTATTTCGGACCCCACACTAAATAAACGATATATTTTTGCCCCATAATCTTAACTTtcagttctctctctctctccactaCATAGTAACAACGTATCtggtctgtttcttcttctgtaTAATGTTAGATCATATGGATTGTTTTTAATCGAAGGAAGAGTTAGAATCTCTGATCATAAAGagttaactaaaatataattatgaaacATATTGTTATAACGTATAT
The nucleotide sequence above comes from Brassica napus cultivar Da-Ae chromosome A9, Da-Ae, whole genome shotgun sequence. Encoded proteins:
- the LOC106437952 gene encoding glutamyl-tRNA(Gln) amidotransferase subunit A, chloroplastic/mitochondrial; this encodes MLSTLQPPRSLTLLPFRRFHGSKTIASLASSSPTLDASFVSPPQSQILTTRRSLLSGETTASEIAKSYLSRIRLTEPQLKCFLHVSENVLKEAQEIDQRISRGEEVGPLAGVVIGVKDNICTEGMPSTAASRILEHYRPPFDATAVKKIKEMGGIVVGKTNMDEFGMGSTTEASAFQVTANPWDLTRVPGGSSGGSAAAVAARQCMVSLGSDTGGSVRQPASFCGVVGLKPTYGRVSRFGLMAYASSLDVIGCFGSTVADAGMLLHAVSGYDRFDSTSSKQDVPEFDTQFLSMDSFESKPLKGVRVGLIRETLEEGVDSGVRSATQEAASHLEALGCVVTEVSLPSFSLGLPAYYVIASSESSSNLSRYDGVRYGNQVMADELNKLYECSRGQGFGGEVKMRILMGTYALSAGYYDAYYKRAQQVRTLIRKDFKAALDHNDILISPAAPSAAYKIGEKKDDPLAMYAGDIMTVNVNLAGLPAIVLPCGLVEGGPSGLPVGLQMIGAAFDEEKLLKVGHIFEQTLKGSGFVPPTLPNVA
- the LOC106437954 gene encoding uncharacterized protein LOC106437954 isoform X2, with the protein product MCSLSIRKPPNSSFIFPKFAPLLVRHRFTLPLLKPRSVRVVASLSGASWVSQASKDKYGGWSLIQDDPPLPHSKKWRNVVITGVGSSLALLLATLAYFSVSRKGFRFSFSNPLHSSSVDLNQNENEESVEKTSASESDTEGVDYVSDTVDTSSSALKAHPITTPVSVDAAQQEAIAVLKKLKIIEDDVMGDELCTRREYARWLVRLNSLLERNPKHRIVPAVALAGSSVPAFEDVNITDPDFEYIQALAEAGITSSKLSGNDISFHPENFVSRLDLVNWKAELECDLHPEIMQEISRTKVDYIDTKDLNPDMSLGFYLDFLMGDKSTIRNVFGRIKRFQPSRPVTKAQAAAALTTGKMAKAISEELSRLEAESFSQKAEMEEIRSELLEKGEIRQLWDEKLQVERSRGVAMEELYLSRVNELEQEKVSQLKWFAERLKEKAAIDCQKQLVTSLREDIDEMSQRLTTDESVYMVEHSELQKMLSELQSKLESVLDKRSILEAEVEALRILRTWVEDEAKASQARAKVLEEAGRRWKWNDHS
- the LOC106437954 gene encoding uncharacterized protein LOC106437954 isoform X1; translation: MCSLSIRKPPNSSFIFPKFAPLLVRHRFTLPLLKPRSVRVVASLSGASWVSQASKDKYGGWSLIQDDPPLPHSKSTKKWRNVVITGVGSSLALLLATLAYFSVSRKGFRFSFSNPLHSSSVDLNQNENEESVEKTSASESDTEGVDYVSDTVDTSSSALKAHPITTPVSVDAAQQEAIAVLKKLKIIEDDVMGDELCTRREYARWLVRLNSLLERNPKHRIVPAVALAGSSVPAFEDVNITDPDFEYIQALAEAGITSSKLSGNDISFHPENFVSRLDLVNWKAELECDLHPEIMQEISRTKVDYIDTKDLNPDMSLGFYLDFLMGDKSTIRNVFGRIKRFQPSRPVTKAQAAAALTTGKMAKAISEELSRLEAESFSQKAEMEEIRSELLEKGEIRQLWDEKLQVERSRGVAMEELYLSRVNELEQEKVSQLKWFAERLKEKAAIDCQKQLVTSLREDIDEMSQRLTTDESVYMVEHSELQKMLSELQSKLESVLDKRSILEAEVEALRILRTWVEDEAKASQARAKVLEEAGRRWKWNDHS